The proteins below are encoded in one region of Brassica napus cultivar Da-Ae chromosome A6, Da-Ae, whole genome shotgun sequence:
- the LOC111198904 gene encoding uncharacterized protein LOC111198904 encodes MIFRNRDAFRQYMAVHAINKKFRFRSRKSEPGLMVLECCGESCPLRVYAVKLKDAKHSCSIDDRGGYQRQATTTVIGELLRTKFGGACTGPRPREIKQMMNGDHHVDISYWKAWRSRDVAISKVKGTTTSSYLQLPNYLKRLVVANPGTITSLFTETIDSGGERFKYMFVAFGASIQGYEYMRKVIVVDGTHLKGKYAGCLLTASAQDGNYQIFPLAFAIVDSENDSSWEWFIQQMTTFVNGYEGLVFVSDRHPSISKGVSKVYPTAGHCICVVHLKRNIRSNFRARHLEYLVAKAARTFRMQDFYSIFNDIKRTWMQGAQSIFWKSVWSIGQEHIFLGTVTIS; translated from the exons ATGATATTCAGGAACCGGGACGCGTTCAGACAGTACATGGCGGTTCACGCAATAAACAAGAAATTTCGTTTCAGGAGTAGGAAATCAGAACCAGGGTTGATGGTTCTTGAGTGCTGCGGAGAGAGTTGCCCTTTGAGAGTATATGCCGTTAAGCTGAAGGATGCGAAACACTCTTGTTCCATTGACGACCGAGGTGGCTATCAAAGGCAAGCAACAACAACTGTTATCGGCGAGCTCTTGAGGACCAAGTTTGGCGGAGCTTGCACCGGACCAAGACCCCGAGAAATAAAACAGATGATGAATGGTGATCATCATGTAGATATATCGTACTGGAAAGCGTGGCGTTCAAGGGACGTTGCCATTAGCAAGGTCAAGGGCACCACGACTTCATCTTACCTTCAGCTCCCAAACTATCTGAAGCGGCTAGTTGTTGCAAATCCAGGGACCATCACAAGCCTTTTTACAGAAACAATTGACAGCGGAGGCGAACGTTTCAAGTACATGTTTGTGGCATTTGGTGCTTCTATTCAGGGTTATGAGTATATGAGGAAGGTTATCGTCGTTGATGGTACACATTTGAAGGGTAAATACGCGGGTTGCTTGCTTACAGCATCTGCCCAGGATGGCAACTACCAAATATTCCCGCTAGCATTTGCAATCGTGGATAGTGAGAATGACTCGTCTTGGGAGTGGTTTATTCAGCAGATGACAACATTTGTTAATGGTTACGAGGGGTTGGTGTTTGTCTCTGATAGGCACCCATCGATATCCAAGGGGGTTAGCAag GTGTATCCAACAGCAGGGCATTGCATTTGCGTAGTGCATTTGAAGAGGAACATACGTTCAAATTTCAGAGCACGACACTTGGAGTATCTCGTTGCAAAGGCGGCGCGGACTTTCAGGATGCAAGACTTCTATAGCATTTTCAACGACATTAAAAGAACATGGATGCAAGGTGCGCAGAGTATATTCTGGAAATCGGTTTGGAGCATTGGGCAAGAGCACATTTTCCTGGGAACCGTTACAATATCATGA